From the genome of Anopheles funestus chromosome 2RL, idAnoFuneDA-416_04, whole genome shotgun sequence:
aaacagcATAAAAGTATCATCACATCACTATGATCCTTTCATGATGATACTCACAGTAGGTGTGactttcatatttatttttcactctccaTCTCCACCAAATGTTTTGCATCGAAATGTATGCAACATCTGACCCCACCAAATGCTCAACTGTAGCTAAATTATATTATGCATATCCATCACTATCCGGCACAAAACAGACTAACACCCACTAGGTTCCAGTCAATGGGCGCACAGCATCAATGCATCACAGAAGAATGTTTCACTGTGGCTACATAAATTCAATCATACCCTTACACGCTTTAGCACCGAGATCGGATGCAATTTTTTGAACCTCGCCCTTTGTCCCACCGCATCCGCTCAACCACTTCAAAATGGAGTGCAAAATTTCGCTACCgtgaaacatttgcaaactcGCCAAATAACCTTCACGGTTCAAATTGGTACCAAAGCGTACCATAGAATGCACCGAGTACTGTAGAGCAACTTTACACACTACAGGGCAGGTCGTACCGGCACCACTTCTACACGTCTATGATGCTACCAAGGGTAGCATGTATGACTCATCCTCGTAATTCAATCTGCTTAATAGTGGATATGCACTACACGGTACTACATGGTACCATGTATTGGATACATTGGAACTAGCGTTCTTACCGACCTCCTTCCCAAAAACTGCATACCTTCCTGCAAATTAaccattaaaattcattaaattgaaACATCACAAGCaatcttctttcttttgctcgaGCTTTTCGATACCCACCCAACCTTTTTCGGTCGTGATTTTCCGTATCCGTACAGGCAAACACTTGGATAAGCGATACGTTCATCATGCCACCGGTACCGGTCGCAACAATTGCTGACCCGAAAAGCGGGGATCAATATTTATTCGAGCTACCGGGGATTAAAGGGTTTAacgattttaatatttcaacgCTTTCAGCCATTTGCGGATGTAAACAGAGCGAACAGAGGGCGAACAACATCACAAGCGCAATGTGGTGCCGCATCGGTCAACATTGGAAGGTCACTGGTGGCACGTGTGTACGATGCCCGTCAGCCAAGTGGTTGATCACAATCAGGATGGTGAATCTGTAATCGAATAGTAACACACACAGGGCCGAGAATGGAGATTTTGTACACATGTCGTCCATTTTACAGTACAATGAATGGCGTTGTTTTAATGAGTTTTATGATCGATGATCGTATGCTCCTTTTTGCAACGCGGTTCGTTGGTTTGCTCGAAGCGAtgttgtgctgttgttgccaCTTGAACACATGAACATGTTTTGAAGTAATCGGTCACAGAACTAGTAATCATCCGACACCGGAAATCTGGCCAGTATTACCGGCACAAAGTCATCGTACTGGGCGATGAAGAAATTGCCCGCCACCGGACTGCCAAGGCTGTAGCGACGGGCGAAATCTCGCGTACTGAACCGTATCCTTGGCGTTCGGTTTCTGCAAACGAAagaagttgtttaaaaaatccaATTCTTTCGCACCCAAAGCTGATGGACGTACTTATTCGAGGCACGGGGTGCTTCTGAGTAATCGTTCCACGATTGCTGCTGAAATACGAGAAAGATGTACCGATGGAAGCCAACACCCGACCGGGGAAATACCGGAATGTACTCGAACAGTGTCTCGCCGTTCTGCACGTGCCGTCCGGGGATGTTACCCACCAGCCAGTGGGCAAACTCCCGATTCCACGGTTCCATACGGCTCGGCGAATCCGGATCGATCATGACGAGCGTATAAAGCTCCGTTGGATCGGCATACCACTCAACCTTCGGTTCATCACGCACCTCGGCCGGTGTCAGTTCCTTACCGGCGTCTACCAACTTTTTCGCACGGTACACCACCTTAGCGAATGCGTCCGGTGCCCGATCGATCAGCACCGGTACGATATCATGCTCGGCAAAGAACTGTCCAATGTTCACCTGCATCACTGTGTACACCGGCCGGTCACTGGCAAAACACTGACATCCGTGTTCCGCGCTGCTCCGCGCACAATACGACACAACACCTCCGATAAGGCAACACACTGGCAATGAACCGCTCTATCACTTCGGGCCGAGTACTATCACGAGTCGATCACGGTGAAGGTTAGTCAAGCGGTAAAACGAACACAACGACTATCAACCCCCGTTCGCCAATAATAAGCAGCATCCCGTGTGGTGAGCCAGCCACACGAtaaccacacaaaaacaacccCCAAACAGAAAGCGCACTTCAatcgagcgagagagagagaaagagagaatcgTGCAATTGCATTAGATTGTGTACGTCTTGTGGATCATACACATATACAGCCACTTACCAGGTTAAGTGCAGGGATGCACAGCTTCGATGGACCGCCGTTGCAGCTACTCAAGTGCACTTCCCTTATCAGCACTTCCGATCGACTAGATTACCGCACTGTTAGCTCATCCACTACTGGACCTTTGCCGGGGTTCACtcgtaaagaaaacaatttctatttttaaacctAAATCAGTCACTTCCTTCCACGGTCAGCCGATCGTATCAGGTAGGGAAGTAGGTCAATTAAGTGTGGTTTCAACCATGCTAgctgcaaataaagaaaaacaataaattgctATTAAAACAAGATAGAATTCATAAACATATAcataattcttttttgtttgttaaattataGTGTTTTCGAATCGATTTTGCATGATATAATGGCTTAACTACTCTAAAAGCTTTTTATTTAGCTTGTTCAAAAAACTTTAATCTGAGGCGACGTCCATTAATTACGAaacgtaaattattttttgtttgggcaGCTcaatggtgcatgtgataaacctCGCCAGTCCACAccgcaggaccgggttcatatcccatccggaccgtccccccgtagcaaggactgactattcggctacgtggtaaaaataagtctagtaagccagaaatggctggcgTGACCTgcaaggtcgttaaagccaaggaGATATATTTTTGTTGAGGATTGCTTTGAGCATAATGTACAAAATATTGTGTAAATTAGAAGCTCGTCtttgaaagaaataatttacaaaattagaaacaatGTGGTGCCCCTGGAATTGATGATGATAAGTCCCAccagggcggcccggtggtgtaagCGATAAGCGGCGCCGGTTCTACATGACAAGACCGAGCTTCAAATCTCATTCGGACCgaccccccgtagcaaggactgacaaAATAAGAAGAtagaaatggccgacatgacCGTAAAGGTCGTAAAGCCACGaagagagagcaagagaaagagagattgagagagagagagagagagagagagagagagagagagaaagtgagagagagaagtcCCTATTCATATCCCAACATAGGTTTGAGAAAGACGAAATTATTTCgagattgaaatttaataagtaaagtaaaatttaatttaattatggtAAAAGAGTTAAGTACTCAAGTTGCCtcaaaacaattcttttaCATATTACttgttcaattttcttcactaacctggtgaaaaatttttataaCCATAATTTGCAAGATACATTAAATACATTTCCCAAGTTATGTTAATGACCCTACCAAAGTTCAAATAATATGGAGAcaggaagataaaaaataatgtcttATCACaccgaaacaaagaaaaataaaaaagatttagCGTATATTTTCTGAGGAAGACTCTAGCATCAGCGGGAGAGGAATTATAGCAATTTTTGATTTGAGTCAACTTATCAACATGGACATAAAAGCTGATATCTGccattcatttttgtttgcttttgcataTGTTAAACTACCATGTCCAgtaatttcattgaaaaaaatactttcattCAAATACCTAACTATTCCTAAGATGTTCCCTTATCAACGTCAACCCTCATTTGTATGCGTTTGCCACAAATTATCAAGTTTGACTAGAGACTATTAGATGATATTTATCGATTTTACCGGAGTTTGAATTACCGTCACAATCTACTTCCAGCGCTCATTATCATCCATCCACTTCAATCAGAGAGCATCAGTGCGACCGCCGAGTAGTCATTTTGCCTGTTAAAACTTTACCCGGTTCGACTTTGCGAATGATGTCCCCTGGCTGCTAGGACAACAAAGTGTCGCTCAAAACTTTTGCCGACACACCGTGGGTACAGCTGACCAACCAACAATGACGATTAGCAGCAATGATTCGCAATGTTGCGCCATCGTCGTTTCTACCCTGGCCAGCCTGCTGTTACGCTTTCCGGTGGCACTTACTTTACGTCGGCAACTGGAAAATTCATTGAAGCTGGCAAATTGTTGCATATTTTCCAAGTGTCCCTTTGCGGCAGTCCCGCTGGCATGtcgcataaaaaaacacactcttcCCATTACGGCTTCCTCGAAAACCTCGAGAACTCTGCTGCGAACTgattgtgagtgtgtgtgaatgtttgtaGCTGTGTACAGTGACCCGATGGCAAAGCATGAGGGTTGCGATGCGGTGAGCTGGTAGTCGGccggaaagaaaaattatgaaaGCTCCAACAATCCCAGCCGTCGTGCGTCCATCGTTTCGGACTGCCAAATTTGTTCGCCTAACCTGTCTGTCCTCTTTCTTACCCTCGCTTCGCATCGTAAAACCCAGAAACCGGGAATGGCATACCGACACAGCACGGAACCCACATCAAAGAGAACTTTTTGTAGCTTCCCTTTTCAGCTGCTACCCACAGCGCTGAGATAAGCACCCTCGTTTCATCCTACCGGAGCAGGGGGCGAATGGTCCGAATCTGCGGAAGACATTTTTGGCAGTAGTACACCCGCAACGGAACTTCATTAGCAGTATCATGCGGATGCAGACGGGCAAATTTTGGCGAGAAACGGTCAACATCTCGCACGTGAAGGTTGGCATGCATTGCTGGCAATGGAAACATCCTATCGAATGCCGTACATTCAATGACCTCCGCATGACGTAGTATTCGGTGTACCTTTGACGAAGTATTTTCTGCACAGTGGCACACTGCGCTGCATGTACGTTTTGTGTCTGGGACGTATGCGTGCACCATACAATGCATGATTATTACTGTCATCAGCGCTGCGGAGAGTTTATTTTCGTTCGTTGTGCGATTTTAAACTATCCCCGTGCTGGAACACAATCCCTATCCAACGCCAGGGCCGCTATTGTGTTGAACAATATTGAAGTTATGATGAGCATGGCGGAATTGTACAACACTTGTCGCCATGTAGCGTACGGAATGACCAAGTTTGTTGATAAGACAGCACCAGGAAAAGCTCGTGCAAGAGATTATCCTTTCAAATTTTGTCTCATTTCATATGCTTGCCCGTAAAAGGCTTCCTTTGGCCATTGTTATGCAGCCTTTAAATTTGCATTTAGATACGTCGAGCAAGCAGCGAACACTGCACACTTCGCTGCATTTATTAGATTTATCTTTAGACAAGTTATCACACACAAAGAagctattttgtttattaaaagttATCAGCTACACATGTTAGAAAATTCCCATCATTTTAATAtcttattttatgattttctgAAAGTCATATTTTATCATGaagtataattttattttaggtTTAAATTTAGGTGAGTAACGTAACGTTCGCGTAAATTAGCAGTAAGCGCCTAAAGTAAGGCTTTACTGCAATAAATGGAGTTTAATAGAAATTTTCTTTGACATGTGCTATTATTAAATAAAGATTTTTATCATTCGCCTTTTTTATATCACAAAAATTCAGATTGTGTTCAGTTTGTTCCGAATTGTTCAGTTGAAATTCTTTATCTAAAACTCTTTCTACAGTCTAGTATTGtgacaaatattaaaaatttcttcattttctgaATGATTGTTGTATACAAGAATAGCTTCGATGTGTTTCCCTACGATTTCCATGTTTCCTTTCCTTACCTTTACCTTTCCTCCAATATTCAAATACTATTGTGTATTCTATGTCAAAAAATGAATGCATTAAAGGTGAACTTTTCTTTAGCTTTTACTTGTGTGTTAATCCGGTTCAATCAATTGTCAAACTAGTCATTACCCTTTGAATGCTATTCAAAGCGAAAGCAACAAAGtgtcgttgtttgttttgtattgattACCTTGCTTAGTGGGGCGATGTTTCACATATTTTACCAATGAAACTTGAACCTCCTTCGGCTCCCACGGTAGACGATCAACCGATCTTCCAATACCGACTCGATCGACAAGTAACGCACAATCACTTTTTCAAAGACCTTTAGCGCACTGGTCAATAAATCATTgtggtaaattaaaattaattctataatgttaaattaatatttaaaaaaatcgaaaacttATAAACTTTTACCAACCTGCTTCGTTATATTAAAAGCTCAAATATTTCTTATTGTACATGATATCTATTTCCTTGTTTGTTCCACCGCAAAacttcaaaatatttcattgctaTGAGCTTAGCTAAAATAATTAGCAACTCCAAAACGCTCTGTCTATCTggcttgtttcgtttgtttaaattaacaaacctATTAACATCATTGGTGAGATCATGACACTTTTATTAGCTTCCCTGCTTCTGATGAATTCAAACTACAGTTTATCACTTTGTTGCTAATtcatcttcttcatcttctccACAGGATGAAGAACCATTGCGCAGCAATCGAATTTCACAGCACAAAAGAATCTCTCTCTCTGATTTTGACTTTTGCAATCTTTCCAGCAGATCGTCTTTTATGGTGAACCttccaaaaaagggaacccGGACACACCTACCAGCTTTACGCTTCATTAgaatgtggtttttgtgttatcatttgtttggtgttttattcTTCATGTCCAAtacacttttttcccccccaacCGGCAACTTTGGTTTCATGTACAACGCTCTTCCACTGCCGTTCGATTCCCAGCTTTCGGGTGGAGCTTCTGTGTTGCCATATTTTACCGACTGGATATGTTTTGCTAGTGTACCGATGCTACTTCAGCTATGGTGCTGTTGCGTGGTCCATTGCTCTATATATGCATATTTATTCATCTGTCTATTTTCACCCCGTTACCAAGCGTTCTGTGGCGTGTACCGTTTCTTTGGTCCAGTGATGCTACCAATCGCAATCGCAGCCGCCACTACCACCATTCGTTCTCGTCAgttgaaatgaattaatttattttatctatttCCCTGTTTGTTTCACCGCAAAACTCGGCTTTCTCCACATCAGGCAGCACGATCGTACGGGCCAGCCAAGTCGGGCAAGCTCACCCACGAAACGAACTCCTCGCATGTCACATATGTTACCGTGTATACATGTGGCTTATTTTGCCATAGCGAAACGGTTGGTAGCGAAAGCACACAGAGAGAAGCAGCGAGGGTTGCGAGGAATTCGCTCTTCAGGACGGACCAGGAAATTGTATCAAATCATTACGAACGTAGCATTTCCTCCTTCTTCGTTTGGCAATGGTGTCTTCAGCTAACTGTGTGGCAAACCTCACACCATCATACAATGACGGgggtttctgtttgtttaatattagtttcgcaaaacaaatacacaaccccacagacacaaaaacacacacacaaatggggTATGTTTTGGGGAGCACTGTGTTGGCGCCATTATAATGCACCCTCTTTCTCCCCCCTAACATACCCTCGCTaaaaagagagaaggagaATATGCAGTATGGAGAAAAGAACAGTCATCAGTTGTTTGTCTTTCACACCCCAACCCTATTAGAACCTGTTCACCCCGTCGGCACCCCTCCCTTCCCCCCGCAGTCCAACCGTGGGTGTAATCAAATAGTATCAAAACTATTTCACCCCAAATATCACAACCACTTCCTGAGTGGGCGAGCTGGAGGCAACTAATTCTAGACGGATGATGGTACTTCAATTATGTTGctgaaacatttaatttatggTACATTCAACTAATGACCTCTCTGGACGCTATCCCGTGCAcgtccgggttttttttgcgtcctGAGTATTGATAATACTATTTACCGCAAAGCTAGAGAAGAAACATCTATTTACGTgaagaaagagcaaaaaaaaccctgatGTTGTATAAGCTCACTGCCATTTTTGCACCCTGCTTAGGAACCCAATTGGAACggaattgtttaatatttcagTTGGTCTAGCACAAACTGCTGACCTTCCGGCATGGAAAGTGTTGCAGAAAAAAGGTACCACCGCTGTTTGTTTtgagcaaatatttaaatttatttctaacaCATAC
Proteins encoded in this window:
- the LOC125761740 gene encoding phosphatidylethanolamine-binding protein homolog F40A3.3-like isoform X2: MQVNIGQFFAEHDIVPVLIDRAPDAFAKVVYRAKKLVDAGKELTPAEVRDEPKVEWYADPTELYTLVMIDPDSPSRMEPWNREFAHWLQQSWNDYSEAPRASNKNRTPRIRFSTRDFARRYSLGSPVAGNFFIAQYDDFVPVILARFPVSDDY
- the LOC125761740 gene encoding protein D3-like isoform X1, giving the protein MQVNIGQFFAEHDIVPVLIDRAPDAFAKVVYRAKKLVDAGKELTPAEVRDEPKVEWYADPTELYTLVMIDPDSPSRMEPWNREFAHWLVGNIPGRHVQNGETLFEYIPVFPRSGVGFHRYIFLVFQQQSWNDYSEAPRASNKNRTPRIRFSTRDFARRYSLGSPVAGNFFIAQYDDFVPVILARFPVSDDY